A region of the Clostridium estertheticum subsp. estertheticum genome:
TATTCATGATAAGAAATGGAATAATGGTATTAGTAAATTAATTAGTTAATCATATTGAGAGTGTAGTTAAAGTAATTGATAAATAAAGTCAACAATGTAACTGCACTTTCAATGCTATTAATTAGTACAGAATTTAGCAAGAAATTTATAGGGTATTTTCTATAGGATACTATAAATCACTGTTCTAGAAGAAGAAATGAGTTGCTACAAGCAATAATAAGTAGGATAACCATAAAAGATAAAAAGAACTACACTTTTACGAAAAGGTACAAAAATAAATATAAATACAGACCTTATAAAGTATCGGTACTTAATAAGGTTTATTTTTCGTTACAGTTTGATTAAATGAGACAATATGTTAAACTTATTAATTACCATTAAGAGGTCAGAAAAGAGAGTATTAAAAGAATTTTAGTAGGAGTAATATAGAAAAAATCGGAATTATTTTTACGCCTTGGACAGGATGAGTGGTATATAATAAAATTATAAATAAATAAGTGGAGGGATTTAATATGTATAGTTGGTCTGAAAATGATGATATTATAGCATTTTACTTATATCTATATAGTACTAAAGAAATTAATTTTACGTATGATAAAATATCTAAGAAACTTGGAATGAGCATAGGAAGCTTAAATATGAGAAGAAAGATTTATAAGCACTTAGATAATAAACTAGGGGGGCTATGTAATGCAGCAGGGCAAACAATTATAGTATTTGAACGGTTTAAAGGAATAAATTGTAGGGTTTATAAAGAAATAGTTGATAAATTATTAGCTTAATATTGATTATATAGGTAGTGTTATATATTTAATAATATATGAAGAAGTGATGCAAGAGAGCATGTGGATAATCTGTTTTCAATGTTCAAAAGGTTCGTAAAAGGGCAAGATTGCCTGAAAAGAGAATATAGGGTAGAGCGTCGTGAAAATGGATCATCTCATGAAGAAAGATATTAAGCTGCAAAACTTTGGGATAATTCACTGCAAAAATATCTAGTAGTAGCTGCAATAAAGCATGTGTTGCTGTATAATGACTACCAGAAAATTAGTTGTAAATATTTCGCTGCATAATCTAAATAGTGCAGTGAATTGTAACAAGTCTAAGATTGAGTAAAATCTGTCTAAGGCTATTTTTTGCACATGTAACAATCCTAAATTTAAATATATATTATTACTTTGAATAATAAAAGTAGAATAGTGGGGGAATTTAAAATGAAAAAGGAAAGCGTAAGCTATGAAATAATGATAGATTTGATTACTAATATAGTTGAAAAATATATTAGTAATGATGGAGAAAGAAAAGACATACTAATACCATTGGAAAAGGAACAGGAGCATCTAACAAAGAGCCTAAGAGACCTAGAAAACAGAAAGAACAGAGTCTTTGAACTATATGAAGACGGCACAATAGACAAGAAACCTCTGGCACAAAGAATGGAAACCATAACTGACGAAATAGATATACAATCTAAGCGTAGGATACAGCTACAATTAAAATTGGAAAACAATGACTCAGTCAACATACAATATGAGGTAGTAAGAGATACTTTGAGAGATTTTAATAACCTACTAGAAATAACTGCTCAAGAAGGAAAGAAAACTTTGCTAAAATTAATTATAAATAAGATAACTATAAAAGATAAGAAAGATATAGAAAGTATAGAGTTACACTTTGACGAAAAGGTACAAAAATATTTCATAAAAGATAAAGAAGGAGAATCCCTAGATAATGGGGGTTCTCCTTCTTTTATTTTGTTTACTATTATAATATGAATAAAAATAAGCTTTATATTTTTAGAGGTTATATAGACTACATGTAATTATGGTATTAATGTATCTTAATATTAAATGAAATAGTAGACTGGAAGAATAGTTTTCAGGAAAATATAGAAAAAAACCGATTACTAGTAATATATGTACTGGGTATAAGAATATTCATAAGTTGAATTGCAATATAGTAGATGATATACTTATAAGTATATAATTAACAATAAGATTGTAGGGTTGTGGGGGGATTTATAATGACAATAGAGGAAAGATTGGATAATTTTAAGGTTGATTTAAAAGATAATACCATGTCAAATTTGCAAATAACTAGGCGGCATTTTAGTTTTGGAACACCATATATTTTTGATAAGGATGAAAGCAAATATTATAAAATAAAAGAAAAAATAGCCGATAAGTTTTTAATACATACTGATAGTGTAAAAATGGTTGGTTCTGCAAAATTAGGATTTAGTATAGCTCCACATAAACTTTGGAAGCCATTAAATGATGAATCAGATATTGATATGGTTATAATATCCAATGATATATTTGATTTATATTGGAAAGAGTTATTTGAATTTAATAATATTGATCATACTTCTAGAACCGAAGAAGAGGATAAACAATATAAAAAGTTTATAGAGTATTTCTTTAGAGGGTGGATAAGACCAGATAAATTTCCATTCAGTTACTCAAAGAAAAAAGAATGGTTTGAATTTTTCAAATCCATATCTTACAAAGAGTTTGGAGAAAAGAAAATAACAGGGGCAATATATCGTGAAAATTATTTTTTCGAAAAATATCATGAGTCGAATATAAAGAATCTAAGAGACGGAGGTTTATTATAAAATGAATGAAATAGGAGTAGCTACAAATAAAAAGTTAATTGAATTATTTAATATGATGAAAAGTGGTAGCCTCATTCTTAGACCACGTTTTCAAAGAAATTTGGTTTGGAATCATGAACACAAAGAAAAATTTATAGAAACTATTTTAAAAGGGTTGCCATTCCCTGAGATATATTTGGCTGATGGTGAGATTGATTTAGAAAAACAAACATCTACCATGGTGGTTGTTGACGGACAGCAGAGACTAGGAACAATAAATGAGTATATTAAATCAGATGAATTTATAATAAGTAATATAAAAAAGTTTTCAGAGTTGACTGATGATGAAAAGAAAAGCTTTTTTGATTATAAAATAGTAGTTAGGGATTTAGGAAGAATAACTGACGAATTGGTATTGGATATTTTTAACAGAATCAATTCTGTACAATACGCTCTAAACTCTATGGAAATAAGAAATGCATTATATCAAGGAGAGTTTATTCAAACTGCAAAAATTATAATTGAAAATGGTAAAGAGTTTTTTGAGAAAACGGAAATTTTTAGCTTAGAAGAATCTTCGAGAATGGATGATATCGAGTATATACTATTAATTATGTCTACATTGGAAGAAGGTGGATACTTTGCAGGGAAAAAGGAGATAGAAACATATGTAAAAATGAATGATGAAAAATATTTAAATAAAGATAATATGATTAAAGATATTAATTATGCAATAAAATTAATAGATGATTGTAAATTACCTAATGATACAATGTGGTACAAAAAATCTAATTTCTTTAGTCTTGTAATAGAGTTAGTTATGTTCAATAAAGATTATGAAGCTATAAATGATGTAGGTATTTTAGTAAGTTTGCTTGAGGAGCTTCAAGAAAAGATATATGATAATAAGAAAGGAAACAATGAGTTTTCTGAATATTACTTATATATATTTCAATCAACTCAAAGTAGAAAAGGTAGGGAAATCAGAGGAAAGCTAATCAGAAAAAATTTAAGAGAGATGAGAATTAGAGCTGAATTAACGAGTATAATTAATGAAAAATTTATTGATGAAGTAAGTAATAAAGCATGTGAAATAGTAATTGATGGAAGTGCTTTAGGTAAGTTATATGGAGATTTCGGATTACAATTTGATTATTTAGATTATGATTGTCTCGAGGGCATAGCAATAAGTTCTATAACATGCACTGAAGATAGTGAAGGTATCATTTATGCTGGGAATATAGAGATGCTTGTATCAATTTCACCTGGAACCCACTATTCTGGTGAACGAATTGATTGGTCAGGTGTAGAAATATTGCTTAGTGGTAATTTTGAGTTAACAAAGGTTAAAATTGGTGAGACCTATGATGGATTTGAAATAAATGATTTGAAATTTATTAAAAGATATTATAGCGAAAGTGGAGATACTATAACTAATTGAGAGATTATGGTTGACTATAATATTTAGTTTAAAAATACAACAAATAGAAATTACTAATGTAAATTAAAACCTAAAAGAAGAACAAATTACGAGTATTTGTAATCTGTTCTTCTTTTAAAAGTCTACGTTATACTTGTTAAGGTGAACCGTACCATAAGTAAATGCAAAAACTGATGTTAGCCACTGATATATAAGGGTAACAGCAGTTTTTGTGTTGAAAACACTGTATCATAAGCAAGGTGAATTTGTTATAATGTTATAAAAAGGATACATTAACAATACTAGGGGGGACTGTATGGCTATAATTAATAATATAGAGGGGATAAAAGACACAACGTTATGGAAGAAACTAGATTGTGGGTTCGGTGAAAGGGATGAAGATGTAGCAAGAATGTTGGCATCTAATTTGTTAATAACATGTAATAATGCAATAACAAGAATGAAAAAGTTTCCTTCGTTACATTCACAGTATACTCTTCATGATGAAGTTCATTTATTAAGAGTTACAGAAATAATGGCAATGATACTATCGCAAGAAGTTCTAGAGTTATTAAACCCAATAGAGATAGCTTTATTAATTTTATCTGCATTCTACCATGATCAAGGCATGATACTCGATGATGATAAGATTAAAACGTTACAAAGTAGTGATGAATTTAATTTATTTAAACAAAATTGGATTATAGAACATCCAAACTTTAATGACATCCAAAAAAGGGTTAATGATAATGATTTTAGTACAGAAGAAAAAGAAAGGTGTATAAGAGCATATACTGAACTACAAGATGCGTTGCTAACTGATTATATTAGAATTAATCATGGTGAGGAATCTAAAAATTATGTGTATGATGAATTTAAAGAGGATTCCTTATGGAAAATTAATGGAACCAATATTGCTGATTATGTAGGGAAGTTATGTAAATCACATAATGAAGATATAGCAAATATAAATGAAGTTAATGGATTTAGGGTAGATGAAAATATAGCTACATATAAAGTAAATATGAAGTTTTTAGCTGTAATATTGAGGTTAGCGGATATATTAGATTTTGATAGAGATAGAACCCCTGACTCTATTTACAAAACGATTCACTTTTCAAATAATGTTAGTTTAATTGAATGGGAAAAACATAGATCAGTATATGGATGGGAAATTAATAAGAATGCAATAAGATTTACAATGAAATGTGAGCATCCAATATATCATAGAGCAGCATTGCAATTTATGGATTGGATAGATGAGGAATTAATAAAATCACATAATTTAGTTAAGAACTTTCCAGCATATGTAGCGAAGTATAAATTAGATACACCTACAAGTGTTGATAGAAGCAGAATAGAAGCTAAGGATAATTGTTATATTTATCATAATTTGGAGTTTTCATTATCTAGAGATGAAATAGTTAAATTACTTATGACAGAAGATTTATATGAATCATCATCAATATGCATAAGAGAATTACTACAGAATTCGTTAGATGCATTGAGACATAGAAAGTGTATTTTCAAAAAAGAATTAAATATTAATTGGATTGATGGAAAAGTCCAATTCAAACATGAGGTCGATGAATATGGAAGAGAAATTGTTACATGTGTAGATAATGGAATTGGCATGGATGAAAAGATAATAACTAGTTTTTTAACTAAGGCTGGGAGGAGTTATTATAAATCGCCAGAATTTTTAAAAGATAGAGAGTCATTAGCTTCTTCTGGTATAAATTTT
Encoded here:
- a CDS encoding DUF262 domain-containing protein, coding for MNEIGVATNKKLIELFNMMKSGSLILRPRFQRNLVWNHEHKEKFIETILKGLPFPEIYLADGEIDLEKQTSTMVVVDGQQRLGTINEYIKSDEFIISNIKKFSELTDDEKKSFFDYKIVVRDLGRITDELVLDIFNRINSVQYALNSMEIRNALYQGEFIQTAKIIIENGKEFFEKTEIFSLEESSRMDDIEYILLIMSTLEEGGYFAGKKEIETYVKMNDEKYLNKDNMIKDINYAIKLIDDCKLPNDTMWYKKSNFFSLVIELVMFNKDYEAINDVGILVSLLEELQEKIYDNKKGNNEFSEYYLYIFQSTQSRKGREIRGKLIRKNLREMRIRAELTSIINEKFIDEVSNKACEIVIDGSALGKLYGDFGLQFDYLDYDCLEGIAISSITCTEDSEGIIYAGNIEMLVSISPGTHYSGERIDWSGVEILLSGNFELTKVKIGETYDGFEINDLKFIKRYYSESGDTITN